From one Culex quinquefasciatus strain JHB chromosome 3, VPISU_Cqui_1.0_pri_paternal, whole genome shotgun sequence genomic stretch:
- the LOC6043365 gene encoding vacuolar protein sorting-associated protein 13 isoform X1, whose translation MEVQNLTSSAVVKTSYTEVTVRLQDIILTDTNPATIHTKILSIIGDNALEVKVVLFDLEATSDYNSDDMRIEVTMGCARIVFLNWFVTSVLAFLDNFQAAQQRIKDASAAAAEAAKNSAVEAYSKATRMKLDIKVKAPIIVIPVDSRSLKAVAMDFGHLSITNNFRDIATENSHGPAVIDEMKIELKDMKLSKVDVCPSEMGNLSHVSRYGSEEIIYGIVPDQSAVLSPTSFALIMKRNLSSGWYRERPDLDISGRLKAVELNFIATDYSVIMQILSKNMTEGQDEFKKAEVKLEKSPTSPQITDYTCSNADNSATDGKTTWSSVAKKATAKPFGLDVAELRAKQEAAAREKEEAAKQKFDTFLKFSFQIDSINIKLFTAPGEGLAGFEIFCLSLQGKKLTDGSLNTAIILCDIRLDDIRPNRENMLTRLMERRSTAEANISILSGRSDDAETAALTAPLHSMIDVTFNMKENDMFADVKVSSFNLILSVDFLLKIQQFLQPEELVEQKALQAAEEQARRERKTSTSNVPAEKSEPGQMTVIIKIEQPDIILVEKMDDINCYALILNNEIQLNVRLIGERQIIKGELKDLCLYYAEFNPERRNDTKHFVIHPCSISLNGSTPEGKGLHLGLNTTKIKISVSPAVIELINNALMTLTANEQVKLDETQKTVNYSDLWDIKDYNPDDFWFIRPEMAEDALSLESVCREIKEEKCMVEVPSISLIIETGLGINTIPMLFIETNMQAEVSNWSSEMKINSSLRLSMSYYNQALALWEYVIEPNEVELPNGNVEHVPWELTLELEVDHHEDRSRDPTTRINVGSRDSLEMSVTKTCLDVFQNLGKAFSEAIKREGIVKTETQAPYMVQNDTGQDIKINFVGSDFVIQASHLQSGREDELIAIEQTGSQEVTSCIVMPNGRLNLEPREKDNDLSMVTVMQDNENSATHKFLKVIVGDTEKELTLPVYKSDKRYFPLYRKTDQEPWAIISEVKIEHGTTVVVLRGIVQIYNHFTAPIYVHQFVDHEKYLVGEVRSGGFFNVPLYFLYSDFKELHFSMKGYHSSAQGISWKESPNHTELIKSLQCDPIKTFEPFHINAVRERHDVFHEVTSKHTMLSACYEIHLRPPLMLRNALPIGLTISVAGCSVRRELDADLVTSTESLSNASTIVGEDYLDYGEKLLRPGELLHLPTVKTAARTATETTYIVARLVNYLEKDWSCTTEIPAQPPEFGVWTFNAYDSVEVMSLQLGVKYESRTDGLTLIVYCPFWMLNKTGLMLSYRVRRARICEKLSAISCGSRAQKPNDENTNILYHPPEYDGPILFSFREKVFFGKKKAAIRVDTGEWSEKFSLDVAGSSGVIACQANNMTYQIGVHNTLTHNSLTKQIVFMPYFILINRADFDVEVQEHLRPGDPWTRVKVEDCVPLWPKTEENRMLRVRAVNSTQITAPFKYTEVQCTLLQLKNRYGGINVDVHVTEGAIYITFTGYHAGDAPALLINHTSEEFAFKEKGDVNGKILMPSQMVLHTWINPAGDRKIVWDSGSKLVSIENDLRRDDISEFKSPTDKDIFWVSFLNGTQRVLLITDNANIAYEVHSSSRLDQVTQEIKLEIHGVGLSLVNNSKQCDLMYIGIASSGVIWEERKRSGRFKQMKIQETYSMESSFQQYLRDQEIGASASKKYFLEGEKRIEIDFTRNIVKKSTERDIRRTFYPGLWFEIKSSSHQLQFHAKINRIQIDNQLTDCIFPVVLAPIPPPKSVAATTEFKPFIEMSMVQRIIPHSNVKQFKYLRVLMQEFHVKVDLLFINEIFEMISSETTEAEAKTLFAEDLKVQTQPLHAHVAIQSQAEVKNFYDNLHLGPLKIHVSFSMAGSESKALPGILSTILQGVGVTLTDINDVVFRLAFFEREFQFLTQRQLVSECVTHYSGQAVKQLYVLVLGLDVIGNPYGLVVGFTKGVEDLFYEPFQGAIQGPGEFAEGLVLGVRSLFGHTVGGAAGAVSKITGAMGKGLAALTFDDDYQKKRRDALNKKPASLQEGIARSGKGLVMGVFDGVTGVFTKPISGAREDGVEGFFKGLGKGAVGLVARPIAGVTDFASGSFDAVKRATELSDEAFRLRSPRFLHKDGIVRPYNRKEAEGNKLLKEIDKGKFTASDTFVYYESIVDGKDVVVLTDCRLIYATKSDLFGGWQCEWTHRWTELLSVSVVNDGVELVLRAKDNKSALKKMFSSSGNQKKVLLMPVAFRRNRLVEVAQKLMK comes from the exons ATGGAG GTTCAAAATCTAACCAGCAGTGCCGTCGTCAAGACGTCGTACACCGAAGTCACCGTCCGTCTGCAGGACATCATTCTGACCGACACCAATCCGGCGACGATTCACACCAAG ATCCTCTCGATCATTGGCGACAACGCGCTCGAGGTGAAGGTCGTCCTGTTCGATCTGGAGGCCACTTCGGACTACAACTCGGACGACATGCGCATCGAGGTGACGATGGGTTGCGCCCGGATCGTGTTCCTCAACTGGTTCGTGACTTCGGTGCTCGCCTTCCTGGACAACTTCCAGGCGGCCCAGCAGCGCATCAAGGACGCCAGTGCGGCGGCGGCCGAAGCTGCCAAAAACAGTGCCGTGGAAGCGTACAGCAAAGCGACCCGCATGAAGCTGGACATCAAGGTGAAGGCGCCGATCATCGTCATTCCGGTGGACTCGCGCAGCCTCAAAGCGGTCGCGATGGATTTTGGCCACCTCAGCATCACCAACAACTTCCGGGACATTGCGACCGAGAACAGCCACGGGCCGGCCGTGATCGACGAGATGAAGATCGAGCTGAAGGACATGAAGCTGTCCAAGGTGGACGTCTGTCCGTCGGAAATGGGCAACCTGTCGCACGTGTCCAGGTACGGCTCGGAGGAGATTATCTACGGCATCGTGCCCGACCAGAGCGCGGTGCTGAGTCCGACCAGCTTTGCGTTGATCATGAAGCGGAACCTTTCCTCGGGGTGGTACCGGGAGCGACCGGATTTGGACATTTCCGGGCGGCTGAAGGCGGTTGAG CTCAATTTTATCGCCACCGATTACAGCGTAATCATGCAAATCCTTTCGAAGAATATGACCGAAGGCCAGGACGAGTTTAAAAAGGCCGAGGTCAAGCTGGAGAAGTCACCGACGAGTCCACAAA TCACTGATTATACTTGTTCCAACGCTGACAATTCTGCTACTGATG GTAAAACAACCTGGTCTTCCGTAGCCAAGAAAGCTACCGCAAAACCGTTCGGGTTGGACGTGGCGGAACTGCGCGCCAAGCAGGAAGCGGCCGCCCGCGAGAAGGAGGAAGCCGCCAAGCAGAAGTTCGACACGTTTCTCAAGTTTAGCTTCCAGATCGACAGCATCAACATTAAGCTGTTTACGG CTCCGGGCGAAGGCCTAGCCGGGTTCGAGATATTCTGCCTGTCATTGCAAGGCAAAAAGCTGACCGACGGGTCGCTCAACACGGCCATCATCCTGTGCGACATCCGGCTGGACGACATCCGCCCAAACAGGGAGAACATGCTGACCCGGCTGATGGAGCGGCGCTCGACGGCCGAGGCCAACATCAGCATTCTGAGCGGGCGCAGTGACGATGCGGAAACGGCCGCCCTGACGGCGCCGCTGCACTCGATGATCGACGTTACGTTCAACATGAAGGAGAACGACATGTTTGCCGACGTGAAGGTTTCGAGCTTCAATCTGATCCTGTCGGTGGACTTTTTGCTCAAGATTCAGCAGTTTTTGCAACCGGAAGAGCTGGTCGAGCAGAAGGCGCTGCAGGCGGCCGAGGAGCAGGCTCGCAGGGAGCGCAAGACCAGCACGTCGAATG TCCCCGCGGAGAAATCCGAACCAGGTCAGATGACGGTGATTATTAAAATCGAACAACCGGACATTATTCTGGTGGAGAAGATGGACGACATCAACTGCTACGCGTTGATTTTGAACAACGAAATTCAACTGAACGTGCGGCTGATCGGCGAGCGGCAAATCATCAAGGGTGAACTGAAGGATCTCTGTCTGTATTACGCCGAGTTCAACCCGGAGCGTCGCAACGATACGAAGCACTTTGTGATCCATCCGTGCTCGATCAGTCTAAACGGATCGACGCCCGAGGGCAAGGGACTGCATCTGGGGCTGAACACGACCAAGATCAAGATAAGCGTGTCGCCGGCCGTGATTGAACTGATCAACAACGCGCTAATGACGCTGACCGCGAACGAGCAGGTCAAGCTGGACGAAACGCAGAAGACGGTCAACTATAGCGATCTGTGGGACATCAAGGACTACAATCCGGACGATTTCTGGTTCATCAGGCCGGAAATGGCAGAGGATGCGCTGAGTTTGGAGTCGGTTTGCCGCGAGATTAAGGAGGAAAAGTGCATGGTCGAAGTGCCGTCGATTTCGTTGATCATCGAAACCGGGCTGGGCATCAACACGATCCCGATGCTGTTCATCGAGACGAACATGCAGGCGGAGGTGTCCAACTGGAGCTCGGAAATGAAGATCAACAGCTCGTTGCGGCTTAGCATGTCGTACTACAACCAAGCGCTGGCCTTGTGGGAGTATGTGATCGAACCAAACGAGGTGGAATTGCCGAATGGGAACGTTGAGCACGTTCCTTGGGAGCTGACGCTTGAGTTAGAGGTCGATCACCACGAGGATCGTTCGCGGGATCCAACGACTCGAATCAACGTCGGTTCGCGAGACAGCTTAGAGATGAGCGTTACGAAGACTTGCTTGGACGTGTTCCAGAACCTGGGTAAAGCATTTTCCGAAGCGATCAAGCGTGAAGGTATCGTCAAGACGGAGACACAAGCACCGTACATGGTTCAAAACGACACCGGCCAGGACATCAAGATCAACTTTGTGGGAAGTGATTTCGTCATTCAGGCGAGCCATTTGCAGTCGGGTCGCGAAGACGAACTGATCGCGATCGAGCAAACCGGCAGCCAGGAAGTAACGAGCTGTATCGTGATGCCAAACGGACGGCTGAATCTGGAACCGCGTGAAAAGGACAACGATCTGTCCATGGTGACAGTCATGCAGGACAACGAAAACAGCGCGACGCACAAATTCCTCAAGGTGATCGTGGGCGACACGGAGAAGGAACTGACCCTGCCCGTTTACAAATCTGACAAGCGGTACTTCCCGCTGTACCGGAAAACCGACCAAGAACCTTGGGCCATCATCTCGGAGGTCAAGATCGAACACGGCACCACTGTGGTCGTGCTGCGAGGCATCGTCCAAATCTACAACCACTTCACTGCCCCAATCTACGTGCATCAGTTCGTCGATCACGAAAAGTACCTCGTCGGAGAGGTCCGCTCCGGAGGATTCTTCAACGTCCCGCTCTACTTCCTGTACAGCGACTTCAAAGAGCTGCACTTCTCCATGAAGGGCTACCACTCGTCAGCCCAGGGCATCAGCTGGAAAGAATCCCCCAACCACACCGAACTGATCAAATCGCTCCAGTGCGATCCGATCAAAACCTTCGAACCGTTCCATATAAACGCCGTCCGCGAACGGCACGACGTCTTTCACGAGGTCACCTCGAAGCACACGATGCTGAGCGCCTGCTACGAGATCCACCTGCGGCCGCCGCTCATGCTGCGCAACGCCCTCCCAATCGGGCTGACCATTTCCGTGGCCGGTTGCTCGGTACGACGCGAACTGGACGCCGACCTGGTCACCAGCACCGAGAGCCTCTCGAACGCCTCGACGATCGTCGGCGAGGACTACCTGGACTATGGCGAGAAGCTTTTGCGGCCGGGCGAACTGCTGCATCTGCCAACGGTGAAGACGGCCGCTCGGACGGCCACCGAGACGACCTACATTGTGGCGAGG CTGGTCAACTACCTGGAGAAGGACTGGTCCTGCACGACGGAGATCCCGGCCCAACCGCCGGAGTTTGGCGTGTGGACGTTCAACGCGTACGACTCGGTGGAGGTGATGTCACTGCAGCTGGGTGTGAA GTACGAGAGCCGCACCGACGGGTTGACGCTGATTGTGTACTGTCCGTTCTGGATGCTCAACAAGACGGGACTGATGCTGAGCTATCGG GTACGAAGAGCAAGAATTTGTGAGAAGCTTTCGGCGATCAGCTGTGGGTCCAGAGCGCAAAAA CCCAACGACGAAAACACCAACATCCTGTACCACCCGCCCGAGTACGACGGGCCGATCCTGTTTTCGTTCCGCGAGAAGGTCTTCTTCGGCAAGAAGAAGGCCGCCATCCGGGTGGACACGGGCGAGTGGAGCGAAAAGTTCTCGCTGGACGTGGCCGGCTCGAGCGGGGTGATTGCGTGCCAGGCCAACAACATGACCTATCAG ATTGGTGTTCACAACACGTTGACGCACAACTCGCTGACCAAGCAGATCGTGTTTATGCCGTACTTTATTCTGATCAACCGGGCTGATTTTGATGTGGAGGTGCAGGAACATTTGCGCCCGGGTGATCCCTGGACCAGGGTGAAGGTGGAAGACTGCGTTCCACTGTGGCCCAAGACGGAGGAGAACCGGATGTTGCGGGTTCGGGCGGTGAACAGTACGCAGATTACGGCCCCGTTCAAGTACACCGAAGTGCAGTGTACGCTGCTGCAGCTGAAGAACCGGTACGGAGGCATTAATGTGGACGTGCACGTGACGGAGGGCGCCATCTACATTACGTTTACCGGGTACCATGCGGGTGACGCTCCGGCGCTGTTGATTAACCACACTAGCGAAGAGTTTGCCTTCAAGGAGAAGGGCGATGTGAACGGGAAGATTTTGATGCCCAGTCAGATGGTTCTGCACACGTGGATCAACCCGGCTGGTGATCGGAAGATCGTCTGGGACAGTGGCTCCAAGCTGGTTTCGATCGAGAACGATCTGCGCCGGGACGACATTAGCGAGTTCAAATCGCCCACGGACAAGGACATCTTTTGGGTGTCCTTCCTCAACGGAACTCAGCGCGTTCTGCTGATAACCGACAACGCCAACATTGCGTACGAAGTGCACAGTTCCAGCCGGCTGGACCAGGTCACGCAAGAAATCAAGCTGGAAATCCACGGCGTCGGCCTGTCCCTCGTCAACAACAGCAAACAGTGCGACCTGATGTACATCGGAATCGCCAGCTCCGGCGTCATCTGGGAGGAACGCAAACGGTCCGGCCGCTTCAAGCAGATGAAAATCCAGGAAACCTACTCCATGGAAAGCTCCTTCCAGCAGTACCTCCGCGATCAGGAAATTGGCGCCTCAGCCAGCAAAAAGTACTTCCTCGAAGGAGAGAAACGCATCGAAATCGACTTCACGCGAaacatcgtcaaaaaatcaaccGAACGTGACATCCGCCGAACCTTTTACCCCGGCCTCTGGTTCGAGATCAAATCGTCCTCGCATCAGCTTCAATTCCACGCCAAAATCAACCGCATCCAGATCGACAACCAGCTCACCGACTGCATCTTCCCCGTCGTTCTCGCCCCAATCCCACCCCCGAAGAGCGTTGCGGCGACCACCGAGTTTAAGCCGTTCATCGAGATGAGCATGGTGCAGCGCATCATTCCGCACTCGAACGTGAAGCAGTTCAAGTATCTGCGCGTGCTGATGCAGGAGTTCCACGTGAAGGTGGACCTGCTGTTTATCAACGAGATCTTCGAGATGATCAGCTCAGAGACGACGGAGGCGGAAGCGAAAACGCTGTTCGCCGAAGACCTCAAGGTACAAACGCAACCGCTGCACGCCCACGTCGCCATCCAGTCCCAGGCGGAGGTGAAGAACTTTTACGACAACCTGCACCTCGGTCCGCTCAAGATCCACGTCAGCTTCTCGATGGCCGGCTCGGAGTCGAAGGCGCTGCCCGGCATCCTGTCGACGATCCTGCAGGGCGTGGGCGTCACGCTGACCGACATTAACGACGTGGTGTTCCGGTTGGCGTTCTTCGAGCGGGAGTTTCAGTTTCTGACGCAGCGCCAGCTGGTGTCTGAGTGCGTCACGCATTACAGCGGCCAGGCCGTGAAGCAGCTGTACGTGCTGGTGCTCGGACTGGACGTGATTGGGAATCCGTACGGGTTGGTCGTTGGGTTTACCAAGGGTGTGGAGGATTTGTTCTACGAGCCGTTCCAGGGGGCGATTCAGGGCCCCGGCGAGTTTGCCGAAGGTTTGGTGCTGGGCGTGAGGTCACTGTTTGGCCATACCGTTGGTGGGGCTGCCGGAGCGGTTTCCAA AATAACGGGTGCCATGGGCAAAGGCCTGGCGGCGCTGACCTTCGACGATGACTACCAGAAGAAGCGTCGGGACGCGCTCAACAAGAAGCCGGCCTCGCTGCAGGAGGGAATCGCTCGCAGCGGCAAGGGCCTGGTGATGGGCGTGTTTGACGGAGTGACGGGTGTGTTTACGAAGCCCATCAGCGGAGCCAGAGAGGACGGCGTCGAGGGCTTCTTCAAGGGACTGGGCAAGGGTGCGGTCGGACTGGTGGCTCGGCCCATTGCCGGCGTAACGGATTTCGCCAGCGGTAGCTTCGATGCGGTCAAGCGGGCCACCGAGCTGTCGGACGAGGCGTTCCGGTTGCGGTCGCCACGGTTCCTGCACAAGGACGGCATCGTGAGGCCGTACAACCGGAAGGAAGCCGAGGGGAACAAACTGCTGAAGGAAATCGACAAGGGCAAGTTCACCGCGTCGGACACCTTCGTGTACTACGAGTCGATCGTGGACGGCAAGGACGTGGTCGTGCTGACCGACTGCCGGCTCATCTACGCCACCAAGAGTGACCTGTTTGGGGGGTGGCAGTGCGAGTGGACCCACCGCTGGACGGAACTGCTGAGCGTGTCGGTGGTGAACGACGGCGTCGAGCTGGTGCTGCGCGCCAAGGACAACAAATCCGCCCTCAAGAAGATGTTCAGCTCGTCCGGGAATCAGAAGAAGGTGCTGCTGATGCCGGTGGCCTTCCGGCGGAACCGGTTGGTCGAAGTGGcgcagaaactgatgaaatga